One Nostoc punctiforme PCC 73102 DNA window includes the following coding sequences:
- a CDS encoding YbhB/YbcL family Raf kinase inhibitor-like protein — protein sequence MEIRSPAFFIGNTIPFKYTCDGDNISPPIYWEAAPQETKSFALIVDDIDAPNETFIHWVIYNIPADIRELPEGVAKQPKLPEGALQGKNNFGELGYGGPCPPKNGAHRYFFTIYALDQMLDLAAGANKQQLLAAIKNHILDKAELMGRYAREIE from the coding sequence ATGGAAATCAGAAGCCCAGCTTTTTTCATTGGGAACACTATCCCCTTCAAATACACTTGTGATGGAGACAATATTTCTCCTCCAATATACTGGGAAGCTGCACCTCAAGAAACAAAGAGTTTTGCTTTGATTGTGGATGATATTGATGCACCCAATGAAACGTTTATCCATTGGGTTATTTACAACATCCCTGCTGATATTCGTGAATTACCAGAGGGTGTTGCCAAGCAACCTAAACTTCCTGAAGGTGCATTACAGGGAAAGAATAACTTTGGAGAGTTGGGTTATGGAGGCCCTTGTCCACCCAAAAATGGGGCGCATCGTTACTTTTTCACAATCTATGCGTTAGACCAAATGCTTGATTTGGCAGCAGGAGCAAACAAACAACAGCTATTGGCAGCTATAAAGAATCATATTTTGGATAAGGCAGAACTTATGGGACGCTATGCTAGAGAAATTGAGTAA
- a CDS encoding pentapeptide repeat-containing protein, whose protein sequence is MDVEKLRQLYAAGERDFSIVDLRGAVLENINLSGAILHGAMLDEANLQQANLSRADLSGATLNGADLRGANLSKADLSDAILDNAILEGAILDEAVLN, encoded by the coding sequence ATGGACGTAGAAAAACTCAGGCAACTATATGCCGCAGGAGAGCGAGACTTTAGTATCGTTGACTTGAGGGGTGCAGTCTTGGAAAACATCAATCTCAGTGGTGCAATTCTACATGGGGCGATGCTAGATGAAGCAAATTTGCAACAGGCAAATCTCAGTCGGGCTGACTTAAGTGGGGCTACGCTCAATGGTGCAGATTTAAGAGGGGCTAATTTAAGCAAAGCCGATTTGAGTGATGCAATTCTTGACAATGCAATATTAGAAGGTGCAATTCTTGATGAAGCCGTTTTAAATTAG
- a CDS encoding pentapeptide repeat-containing protein: MEQAILSHANIREADLSEANLEAADLSGADLAIADLHQANLHQAALERANLTGANLEDANLEGTILEGGNNNLAT; the protein is encoded by the coding sequence TTGGAGCAGGCGATTCTTAGTCACGCTAACATCCGTGAAGCTGATTTGAGTGAAGCTAATTTGGAAGCAGCAGATTTGAGCGGGGCAGATTTAGCGATCGCGGATTTGCATCAGGCAAATCTGCACCAAGCTGCATTAGAAAGAGCCAATCTTACAGGAGCTAATCTAGAAGATGCCAATTTAGAGGGGACTATTTTAGAGGGCGGCAACAACAATCTTGCAACCTAA